A stretch of Bacillus pseudomycoides DNA encodes these proteins:
- a CDS encoding NAD(P)/FAD-dependent oxidoreductase: protein MNPEELFDVTVIGGGPAGLYSAFYSGLREMKTKIIEFQPQLGGKVHVYPEKMIWDIGGLPPVTGAKLINQLVEQGLTFHPEVVLNEKVESITKNQEGIFVLITSSGQKHFSKTVIVATGSGILQPQKLAIEGAERFEVSNLNYTVKSLKHFKDKTVIVSGGGNSAIDWANELEPIAKKIYLTYRKDALAGHEAQVTQLMNSSVSCIFNTSITKLIAGEDHETIERVELTNHETGEISYLPIDEVIINHGYERDMTLLKNSDLNVKIADNYFIAGSTNSESSIEGLYAAGDILKHEGKLHLIAGAFQDAGNAVNKAKQFIQPDASEYGMVSSHNDVFKQRNRELIKQLMK, encoded by the coding sequence ATGAATCCAGAAGAATTATTTGATGTGACCGTGATTGGAGGAGGTCCGGCAGGGCTTTACTCAGCGTTTTATAGTGGGCTTAGAGAAATGAAAACAAAAATAATTGAATTTCAACCACAATTAGGTGGAAAAGTACATGTTTATCCTGAGAAAATGATTTGGGATATCGGGGGATTGCCACCAGTTACTGGAGCAAAGTTAATTAATCAGCTTGTCGAGCAAGGATTAACCTTTCATCCAGAAGTAGTATTAAATGAAAAAGTAGAATCGATCACTAAGAATCAAGAGGGAATTTTTGTGTTAATAACTTCCTCTGGCCAAAAGCATTTTTCAAAAACAGTCATTGTAGCTACTGGAAGCGGCATATTACAACCGCAAAAGCTAGCAATTGAAGGGGCTGAGAGATTTGAAGTATCGAATTTAAATTATACTGTAAAATCTTTAAAGCACTTTAAAGATAAGACTGTCATCGTCTCAGGTGGAGGGAACTCTGCGATAGATTGGGCCAATGAATTAGAGCCAATTGCGAAAAAGATTTATTTAACATATAGAAAAGATGCTTTGGCTGGTCATGAAGCACAAGTTACTCAACTTATGAATAGTTCAGTTTCCTGCATCTTTAATACATCGATTACGAAATTAATTGCAGGGGAAGATCATGAAACAATTGAGCGCGTTGAACTGACTAATCACGAAACAGGGGAAATTTCTTATTTACCAATTGATGAGGTAATCATTAATCACGGTTATGAACGTGATATGACATTATTGAAAAATAGTGATTTGAATGTTAAAATCGCTGATAATTATTTTATTGCTGGGAGTACAAATAGCGAATCGTCAATAGAAGGGCTATATGCTGCTGGAGATATTTTAAAGCATGAAGGGAAATTGCATTTAATTGCGGGTGCTTTCCAAGATGCTGGAAATGCTGTAAATAAAGCAAAACAATTTATTCAACCAGATGCGAGTGAATATGGAATGGTATCATCACATAATGATGTATTTAAACAGCGTAATAGGGAGCTTATTAAGCAATTGATGAAATAG
- a CDS encoding helix-turn-helix domain-containing protein, whose amino-acid sequence MKPLYITIKEAAEYLNLPETYIEELVQQKRIRAVYDGEQYLLNKEQFNTHLEQMEKYKQLVEEILNEPIPEDMDVKDED is encoded by the coding sequence ATGAAACCATTGTATATAACGATAAAAGAAGCAGCAGAATATTTAAATCTTCCTGAAACTTACATTGAAGAATTAGTTCAACAAAAGCGAATTCGAGCTGTGTATGACGGTGAGCAATATTTGCTGAATAAAGAACAGTTCAACACACATTTAGAGCAAATGGAAAAATACAAGCAGTTAGTAGAAGAAATATTAAATGAGCCAATTCCAGAGGATATGGATGTAAAAGACGAAGATTAA
- a CDS encoding spore coat protein: MSTISSDLLYGLIGESVRVNRGGPESQKGTVVAVYSDHFILLSENKTFYYYQFQHLKSITKNVKDVAADIGVLPTFAEGEDFQGLLQNLKYRWVKINRGGPEKIEGILQDVSSEYVTLIVKEEVVQIPHFHIKSVNYGLQALEEDEIYGYQGYQGYQGYQGNQGNQSNNQQSNQNVVYVPYSRVRATRQSSRYNRSK; the protein is encoded by the coding sequence ATGAGCACGATTAGTAGTGATTTGCTTTATGGATTGATTGGAGAAAGTGTTAGAGTGAATCGAGGTGGACCAGAGTCCCAAAAAGGTACAGTGGTTGCAGTGTATTCGGATCATTTCATTTTATTAAGTGAAAACAAAACGTTTTACTATTATCAATTTCAACATCTGAAAAGTATTACAAAAAATGTAAAAGACGTTGCTGCAGATATTGGAGTTTTGCCAACATTTGCAGAAGGTGAAGATTTTCAAGGATTACTTCAAAATTTAAAGTATCGTTGGGTGAAAATTAACCGCGGTGGTCCAGAAAAGATTGAAGGAATTCTACAGGATGTTTCTTCTGAATATGTGACATTAATTGTAAAAGAGGAAGTTGTACAGATTCCACATTTCCATATTAAAAGTGTGAATTATGGCTTGCAAGCACTAGAAGAAGATGAAATATATGGCTATCAAGGGTATCAAGGGTATCAAGGGTACCAAGGTAATCAAGGTAATCAGTCAAATAACCAACAATCTAATCAAAATGTAGTATATGTTCCATATTCAAGAGTGAGAGCAACAAGACAATCAAGTCGATATAATCGATCTAAATAA
- a CDS encoding spore coat protein → MKLENILPDNQMKSLIYQGVKVNLGGPESRTGVLLAVGSDYLVLQGNTGEVIYYHQKHVKGVVKKAKEIGLNPYFIEQSYAEGATFQEILGSLKYKWVKINRGGPESVEGLLSEVNEEYVTLINRDEVIYVINFHIKNVNQIVKTNKDEEE, encoded by the coding sequence ATGAAATTGGAAAATATATTACCTGACAATCAAATGAAAAGCTTGATTTATCAAGGGGTAAAAGTAAATCTTGGCGGGCCGGAAAGCCGTACAGGTGTGTTGCTAGCGGTAGGTAGTGATTATCTCGTTCTACAAGGGAATACGGGAGAAGTTATTTACTATCATCAGAAGCATGTAAAGGGTGTTGTAAAAAAAGCAAAAGAGATAGGGTTAAATCCTTATTTTATCGAGCAATCCTATGCAGAGGGTGCAACATTTCAGGAGATATTAGGAAGCCTTAAGTATAAGTGGGTTAAAATCAATCGCGGTGGTCCAGAAAGTGTTGAAGGGTTATTAAGTGAGGTAAATGAAGAGTATGTTACACTCATAAACCGTGATGAAGTAATTTATGTTATTAATTTTCATATTAAAAACGTGAATCAAATAGTTAAAACGAATAAAGATGAAGAAGAGTAA